The Stigmatopora argus isolate UIUO_Sarg chromosome 1, RoL_Sarg_1.0, whole genome shotgun sequence genome segment ggttgttgttgttggtttttttttaaattaggtcGCCCAATTTGGTGAATGCTGGTCGGTGAGCCATCACttattatgatttttgtttaatatCTCTAAATCAGAAATACGGGGATGTCGTTACTCCTGAAGTCGCAACAAATGGGGGCCTGAGTTTGGAAGAGCCTCAGGATGAATTGGACAACAGCTTTGCTTCCCGGTTGACAAAGGAAGCTCCAGGAAGCAGAGAGAGCATGCTGGGTAAGGATCCTGCCAGAAAACATGTCGTATCACCTGTCTTTGATTCAGTCAATATAGTAAAACAGGGATGGccaaacaacaataaaagtgTGGTCGTGAAATTCCACACTCattgtgtggcatttgcatggTTTCCttgggattgcgtgggttttctccgggtactccggtttcccgcgacattccaaaaacatgcagagtaggctggttgaagactctaaattgccactaggtatgagtgtgtctgaatggttgtttgtctacaaTTGCCCTGCGATGAATTCCACGCTCTCCATGGTGGAATAATTGTCTGTGCTGTTTGTTCCATTGTGTCCTTGGTGGTCTTGCAGGCAACATGACACCCTGCCATTGTCAAAAAAGTTCTCCTCCACAGTCCATCAGCTTCCAGAACGTACATGGTTCAATCACGAGCCGACAGGCCCGCGTGCCCTTGAAATGTCCAGTCACGAAACAGGCCGTGAAACTCAATTCTGGACATGAATTGACTTTTAAACCTAAAGTCAAAGCATCTGCAGACTCACAAAACGAATCCCCATTGTCCGAATATCAGCACGAAAGCTGTTTAAGACATCCTCCCATCTCGCATGTTTCTGAGATATGTGAAATAACTCCTAAAGAAGCAGATCATCCCAAGATGACTGACTTAACTTCAGTGGAGTCTGTTTTTTCAGATAACACGTCATCTCTTGAAGACTTACTCACAAATAATCCATCATCATCTGCGACCCCCGCTACTGTCAGTCAAAATTATACGTTCAGAAGGTTTTTTGAGGAAGTCAAAGCCATGGTAGCTCCGGAATGGATGCTGCTGAAACTCCCAGAAGGAAAGCGATTTGAGGAGCAACCAAATACAAAGGCAATCCAGGAGCCTTCATTGGCAGACATGGACAGTTGTGAGGAGGCCCATGAGCAGATAGAGATGTAATCATCTGCAAAACTGCAGGAATCAGACCTCAGTCTAATCATTGGGAAATATTGTGGAAACATGCTCAAGCATGCAAAATCCTAAATTATTTAGCTTATCACCTTTGGTGTAATTTTAGCGTCGATGTTTAATTCCCTTATCTACCACTTATTGttgtgtatcttttttttagaaTTGTCTCGaaatttcaaattcaatttaaaaaggcGTGTTACAGTGAGTAATCTCCTTTTTGGCAGTATTCATGTTTTTACTATCATTCGTTTAGCTGTTTCATCATTATAAAGCTCCTTGTAACTTGTCTGTGAAAGGGGCTATATAAATAAAGTCCACTCACATACCTTATGGGAGGGAATCTGATTTTGTGAGTTTGTATTGTGTTCATTCTTTCTTTTATGGGAAGAAATTATTTCAGTTAAGTTGTGCTCAAAATATTTTCTGCCCCGATCACACCATGTTTGCTGCTTTGTAATATGGTTTCTCTACAGTGATGTCACAGTCTTTTGAATGggtaagaaattgtaaaaatggcCTTACCGTCCGTGTCTACTAATACACAATTATCTAACAATTTCTGATTTACAATTTCTAAATCAAACCCTCAataatttttttgcacaaatgaTCAATGTATTGCAATTTTTAGAATTAGTTTTGATTGATATGGCTTGCGATGCAATCTGCTTGATCATGTTTTATTTCCACTGACAGTAatagatgttcaatccatttgaactgctaGCGAGTggtcaaatgaataaaatgtctattgctgtcaatgggagACAATGAGTTAATCATGTAACAAATGAATATATTAGCAGGTACAGGTACTGTTTTTGACTATGTTTTCACTTCTCATCTTCCAGAGCAGCGGCTAAAGAAGCTAATTGAAGAAAGAGAGCATTTCCAGGACCAGGTGAGAGTCAACCTACATAAAATCAACAATCATGCAAGCACTTCAAAAAAAGTGCATCTGAACAGTTTCCACATGGAGACGAATAAGCAACctgcacaaatgttttttttaaacgtgtcGTGGCTTTAGGTCAGAATGCTCAAGAAGCAACTACTTGTGGGGCAAAGAAATAGACCTGATGGGAGTCGGAATCCTGATGAAGATCGTCTAGAAAATGGCACGGATTCTTATACATTGGACGCCCAGAGTGAGCCCTCTTCTTTTTCTCCCTCTTCCGGTCTTCTTCTTGATCGACTCAgccattgtacttttttttgttcttaggAGACGCAAACAGACAAATGAGCGATCTGAAGTTCAAGCTGGTGAAATCAGAACAAGAAGTTACCACTTTAGAACAGAGCGTATGTTgtttgccttttcattttttgctttctcaccaattcaaattaattaaccATTTTATTCTTTACACAGTGGTAATTCCATGTACTATTATTTTCCCTTGGCACATCACCctttcaaaaaaatacaattctagTATATATTGTTCATTACTGTTTGGAGTCTGAAGTCCATTTTAGTAAATGCTGGTCAATTTTGAGGAGCCTCAGCaacttaacaaaaaaagtttcattttaattttgtattatgGGTCACTTTAAGAATAGACAGCAAATCTCGAGGTAGTATAATAAATGTTTGCGTTTTATTGATGCTATAAAATTAGACCTCAAAAGAATGTCAGGATTACATTTAAGCTGACTGTAGCATTACCTTTCTTTACCGTTGTGTCTTGCATCGTCCAGGTCATCCGATTGGAAGGTCAGGTGACTCGATACAGGACAGCGTCGGAGACGGCGGAGCTGGTCGAGGACGAGCTGAAGGTTGAGAAGAGAAAACTACAGAGACAAGTACTTTCCTTCAATCATTGTAAAATCATAAGTTCTGTCTTGAGCAAATATAAATATTCCTCTTGTACgttaaagtagatttttttttaatcttaatgCAAATATTAAGCCATCGTCACAGTGACCCACTATAGCTCAAGTATGTTGCAAATATCAGCACttcagaacatttttttttgtttagggtGTGTGGTTTTTGACAACTTCTTTATTTTAGTATATATACTGTCTCTACAAAATGGTGTTCTTTTTGGTGTACGCAGTTACGCTCTTCCCTGGACCGGATTCAGGAACTCGAGGACACCAACGGTCTCCTCGCCAAACGGCTGGAGAAATTGAAGGCCACCCGCAATATTCTGCAGAACCAGCAGTGACCCCTATTTACTCATAAGGAGGCCCCCTCACTCCGGGAAGGACTCCAATGTTCGTGGAATATGACTCCCGAACAGCTTTCTGGGTTTAATACCTCGTGGAATCTTTTTCTGCTGCAACCTGACTCATAGTCAGTTCTGATGGGTAATCGACGCTTGAGTTCATCCTCCACACAGGCCGGTTTGTCTGGGCGTTGTGCGTCCGGGTAATATGGGACTCTCTGGAATGTGTAATGCTGTCTTGGTACTCCACCCACCTGCTCTGACAGGTGACGAAAAGGAACATCTGCCTCATCAACTCCGACATTAGTTTGTGTAGAAATTTGTTTGAGCATTTACTCAATATCAGTTTAAAGTATACACGAGAAAAGCGCTTTATTTTTACGGGTACACGGGACAATTTAGCACACTAGTAAAATGACTATCTTACTGATAACGATATCAGAGAACGAAAGGACCTAGAtgagagtgattggttgtctttgcctcattatgccctgcaattggctggcaaccaattcagggtgtactctCCCTACTGCCTGttgtctgctgggataggctccagcacccctgtgacatAAGCGGCACAGAAAACGAATGCATGAATATattttatctatatatttaccCCTGAGCTTTTCCTtgtttaagtttagtgttaaaaCTGGAATGTGCAATAGAATGTAGGCTAAGTTTTAGCTTCTTGTGCTGGccatattcaattatattttcataatttgctgcaAGCCAATAAAAATTGGACAGCAGGCTGCATGGGCCGTATTTTGGGACAGTTTAGCACTCTAATTGAACCAATGACATTTTTCACTTTTGCCTTACTGTATGAAACTCACAAACATGGCACGGGTTGGATGACTgtcttactttttttctttttttaacaattgcATGCCATTCCTGCAAACTGGCAGAACAACTACGTCTGACGCATATAGAACCTGCTTTACTAATGACTACTATTACCGTGCAGATGTTAACAAAGAATAATCATCTTATTAGTGCACAGAAATCGAAAAATTGGTGGAAAAACTTTCCTACTAAGATGCACTCATTCTACATGCTTACTAAATTGTCTCTCTAGCAAGGAAAGCACATTGTAGATGAACATTGAGTTGGATGTCAAATAAATACTAGGCACTTCGATTTGGAGAAGCTCCATGGCATCTTGATTTGCTGCTGTGTGTGGAAATCAACGGGACTTGCATCAACAATATTAAATTGTTGTCACCGTCTCGATAAATGTGAAGCAGAAGTGCTCAAAACAGGGCTTGTATGTGCTTCATTTTCTCGCAAATATCATTTGGCAAGGCCCACAATGTTATTTCAATGAAAGGGTATGGTAGGGTGTATAAAAATGTGGGTATTGATCAAGGGGGTGCTGTTATATGTAACTCTAAAGGATTAAACATGAAAACGACCTTTAATTCActttcaacaacaaaatcaggtaaaatttacatgtaaattacTTTTGTTGAGACCAATATTTTCCATCAAATGGCGGTATACTAATTCTTTGCCACCATCCATGTCGGGATGGTGGCAAGGAATTAGTATACCGccagttgatgtaaaatatccATGGTGGCGTTTCTTAAATGCTCCTGTCAATCGTAAACCTGGCGAGACCTCACTAAGAGATCTCAGGAAGCAACATCGCAGGTGCTTTTGTTTTATCTGAGAGAGTGGCGCTGGGGCCCTCCTCGTCAACGGATTTGACCACCGCCTGAACGGCGTTGTCGGAGGCATTGGGACCGCTGCCCGTCGCCAGACGGTTAAGTTGGACCATAGTGGTTTTGGACGCCGCAAACTGTACGTTCTCTGTCAGCTGGTGCCGGCAGTGGAAGAGGATCAGGAAGCAGCGGTGGAACTGACGGGAAGAGGAATGCTGCATGATTGAAGTAGCGCAGATTTCGCTAGAGTTGCCTCACCTGCTTGTTCATCAGGATGTAGATGACCGGGTTGACCACGGTGCTGCTCTTGGCCAGGATGGACGGCACCACGCTCGCCACAGGGCTGATGAGGCCCGGCTGACCAAATGTGGCCATCATGGCCACGACGCCGTACGGCATCCAGCAGACGAGGAAGCAAACCACTGTGATGACGACCATGAACAGGATGTGGAACTCGCGCTGCCTCGTCCTTCGAATTCGACCCACCTGACCACAGAAGCAATGTTACTGCCGAAagacttactgtattttctcgcatataagccgtatttgtaactaaaaaaatgatgactgaatcaagggtacggcttatttgcGCACAACTTGCTATACTGTTTTTCACtggtagatgtcggcaaagtaacatttactatttgttggttattttctgtttcgcAGTAAGAAAACTttacattactggatgaattaattccttatgatattcacCCTAAAAGAGTGCTtttcattcatacagtatctcagaaattccatgtgcgatgatttttcttaagattttcccttcacagtaacacatttgtactccctattaaaaccatgaatatggatgtcaaaattgtgaatcggagcggcttacatgcgagaaattgtaaaatacaacaattttaagtccattttaagggggcggcttatatgcgagtaaatagggTATTACTGCGACTCAGTGGGCCCTGATCGCCTACTCAACTCTGGCAACCCACTTGTTTAACAGCATGAAGGAGGCGACCGTAGCAGTACGCCATGAGAACGACGGGGAGACCCAGGCAGAAGACGAACAAACAAACGATATAGGAGTGCGAGCGAGACGTTGGCTCGGTCCACGTCACGGAGCAGCTGGTTCCCGCCCCCTCCAGCCCATAGCTGCTCCATCCCAGCAAGGGGGGCAAAGTCCACGCCAGCGAGTAGAGCCAAGCTCCGCACACTGCTAGCAGAGGCTTCCTGTAGTCCAAGGCCCGCTTGTTGTACACCAGGAGGGTGCTGTATCGCTCGTAGGATAGCAGGGCCAGAGACAccagagacacaattcctgaGAAATAGTTGCCGtaacataaaaatgattttaaaactcAAACACTGTTTGATGCCATAACAACACAATGTTACTGATCAGATTCAATGTGGAATCAGTTCACATTATATAATGATAATGATTATGTCCAACTGTTATCAATTGTGTTGAATTGCTCTACggagaattttaaaaaagagcaaCAGAAGGGagacattaattttttttaaagcactagCTGCTAAAACAGTAAGATgacatttattaatattttgtaaCATATTGAAATACACTTCATATGTTAGAAGACAGCCACTTGATGACTTTGGTAcgggcaagcgtgggattgattcccgctcggtggggtgtgattgtgagtgcggatggttgtctgtctctatgttaGCCCTATGGTTGACGGGCGACCAGTGCCTTTTgctccaagtcagctgggataggctccagcaccccccgtgacccttgcgaggataagcggtatggaagaaGAATGAATGTTAGAAAATCTTCGTGAAGTATAGCATGAGTAttgtctcatcttatctcattttctgaaacactttatcctcattagggtcacgggggtgctctagcctatcccagctgactccgggacagaggcaggggacactctgaaccggtggccagccgatcgcaaggcacaaggagacggacaaccatgcagacccatacctaggggcaatttagagtatccaatcagcctaccatgcatgtttttggaatgtgggaggaaaccggagtgcccggaggaaacccacgcagggagaacatgcaaactccacacaggtggaccgacctggatttgaccccaggatcccagagctttgaggacgacaggctaaccactcaccGGTCCGCCcatgagtatttttttaatcaggcaatCTAGGCAACTGCTTTGGCCGGCACTGGGGGTCCCATTAAACTCCAAATAATACTTAATCTAATGTATAATATTCTTTTTCAATAGCAGATATAACTATGCCCTGACATTGGAAGAACCAAAAACTGACCACTGCAAGAAATGCTGAGAAAATCCAGGACTTGTGATGGTAAGTGCCAAATTTTCATGAGAAAGCCAATGTTGCCAAAAGTTCTGCACTTTCCCCAACAAGTAGATAGTCAGGAGTAGTATTCCCAAAGTGCTACTCACCGAAGCAGGAGTTGACGAAGCCGTACCACAAGCAGCCCATCCGTCCGAAGAGCCAGCGGTAGCGCAGACTGGAGGCGAAACTCAGCGTGGTCCCGCACGCGCACACCAGCATGTCACTGACGCTGATGTTGAGCAGCAGCATGTTGACGGGCGTACGCAGCGTTTTGAACCTGCAGAACAGAACCAGCACCAGCAGGTTGTTGACGAAGCCGAACACCATGATGGAGCCCAGGAAGAGAGACACCACTCGGTGGCCGCCGCGCGTCAGCTGCCCCCGGGGCGCGTCGCTCCACCACTCGTGGCCGCCGGGGCCGGGGCCGGGGTTGCCCGTGCCGGGATCTGCGCCCGACGATCGGCTCGTGTTTTGGGCCCCGTCCCAAAACATGACGGGGACTCGGCTTGGAGCTACGGCGCGTCACATGACGTCCCTTCCATGTGGGACTAATAGTTTCTGATGGCTCCATGAGCGACGCCCCTGCGTTTTAAGGCCCCCTACACTGCGGTTGTGTCAAACTCTAGGCCCGCGGGTGGGATGTGGCTATTAGGCTGCTTTACATTTCTTGTCCATACGAgtcgtatggtgtttgtaaggtttttggggggtttgtaaggggaatcataatcatttataagggcagttatcggcagaggttgacaggtatgaattatacatagtcatttttataaagaaaaaaaatgttttattatacatggtcttttttatgttaaaaaaaagcacttactatatgtcaagggtgtcaaaccagtcctcaaagcaccgcagtgggtgcaggttttcattcaaactgaacAAGAGGAtgccttttgcaagtgtaatcagttgattcaagtcaggtgctacttatttgcaggggtggccaagtccggtcctcgagagaccCTATCCGGtcagttttccatatctccttccaccaacacacctgaatcaaataatctggatcggtatcaagcttctggacagcttgctgatgagttgatcatttgattcaggtgtgctagaggagggggATAtgtaaaacagactggatagggtctCTCGAGGatcggacttggccacccctggattaaactgtcggcactggatcggttggaacaaagaccaggatccACTGCGGCCGTCAGTGGAATCTGTTTGACACGATGGCTATAcagtatacatggtctttttttaagaaaaaaaaagccttattatacatggtctgtGGCACGCCGGTTGAGTGGTCAGTgagtcggcttcacagctctggcgtcctgggttcaaatccaggtcggtctccttgtgccctgcgattggctggccaccggttcagggtgtcccccgcctctggcctggagtcaggtgggataggctccagcaccccctgtgaccctaatgaggataaagtggttcagaatattcatggtatttttttaacaaataaaaaccttattatacatggtcttttttatgtaaaaaaaaaaaaatactatactacgtggtaactttttttaaagaaaaaatgcctttttataaatggtctttatttttttttttaaagtgccttTTTATATATGGTcaattgtttaaagaaaaaagtgccttattatacatggtcatttttaaaagaaaaaacatgccTCATACATGGTCtcttttgaacaaataaaacctGTATTatacttggtcttttttttacataaaataattactaattatggtcatttttttaaagaaaaaatccctattaaacattgtcttttttgaaaaaataaacaccttatacatggtccttttacATAAAACAACTTACTATATTGgtattttttacataaaaataaccttactatacattgtctttttttacataaaaataaccgtactatacatggtctttttttatgtaaaaaaagccttattatacatggtcttctTTGAACCAATGAaaaccttattatacatggtcttttttacgtaaaatccttactatatacatggtcatttgtttAAGAAGAAAAAGCCATTTTATACTTGctcttttttgaaaaaaaataaaaataaaatttttaattttatacatggtcctttttttgcgtaaaaaaacttactatacatggtcatttttaaagaaaaaaaatcctttacatGGTGTTTTTGAACAAATCAAAACCTTAttgtacatggtcttttttatgtaaaaaaaacaaacaaaaaactatacAAGGTCATTTTTGTCTGAGATGGACAAAGAGCGAACAAAAAAGCGCAAATACTAAGTTATGAGGAAACTCATTGTGGAATGTTAAATAAACTACAACTCAAAACTGGGTCTTGTGCTTTTACACtgttgaaaaaaagaacaacaacaacaacaatgcaaAAGTGAAGGTCAATTTGGGAACCTCAGGCGTTAGCTGATTTGTTCGGTCACCAGCTGAGGTCTCATCATCATCAGGACCAAAGTGTAAATAAACATCTTTTTTAAAGGTGTGAACCTCTGCAGGCATCTGTCAGCATTGTCTTTCATTTGACTTCTACTTATTTTGGAATATTGGAAACGTGAAGTATTTTGCTAAACATGATCAAATAGTTAAGAACACAACATCTCACACTTCACTATTTTATTCCTGGGCAATGTCACTACCTGTAAAATTATACTTGTTTATATTatactgtgtatgtatatattatattatacttatcattatacttgtataatgacaataaaatcattcaattcaattcaaaaataaCTATTAGAGACGtaaaatga includes the following:
- the LOC144078135 gene encoding opsin-3-like isoform X5, which translates into the protein MLLLNISVSDMLVCACGTTLSFASSLRYRWLFGRMGCLWYGFVNSCFGIVSLVSLALLSYERYSTLLVYNKRALDYRKPLLAVCGAWLYSLAWTLPPLLGWSSYGLEGAGTSCSVTWTEPTSRSHSYIVCLFVFCLGLPVVLMAYCYGRLLHAVKQVGRIRRTRQREFHILFMVVITVVCFLVCWMPYGVVAMMATFGQPGLISPVASVVPSILAKSSTVVNPVIYILMNKQHSSSRQFHRCFLILFHCRHQLTENVQFAASKTTMVQLNRLATGSGPNASDNAVQAVVKSVDEEGPSATLSDKTKAPAMLLPEIS
- the LOC144078135 gene encoding pinopsin-like isoform X2, with translation MFWDGAQNTSRSSGADPGTGNPGPGPGGHEWWSDAPRGQLTRGGHRVVSLFLGSIMVFGFVNNLLVLVLFCRFKTLRTPVNMLLLNISVSDMLVCACGTTLSFASSLRYRWLFGRMGCLWYGFVNSCFGIVSLVSLALLSYERYSTLLVYNKRALDYRKPLLAVCGAWLYSLAWTLPPLLGWSSYGLEGAGTSCSVTWTEPTSRSHSYIVCLFVFCLGLPVVLMAYCYGRLLHAVKQVGRIRRTRQREFHILFMVVITVVCFLVCWMPYGVVAMMATFGQPGLISPVASVVPSILAKSSTVVNPVIYILMNKQFHRCFLILFHCRHQLTENVQFAASKTTMVQLNRLATGSGPNASDNAVQAVVKSVDEEGPSATLSDKTKAPAMLLPEIS
- the LOC144078135 gene encoding pinopsin-like isoform X1 — its product is MFWDGAQNTSRSSGADPGTGNPGPGPGGHEWWSDAPRGQLTRGGHRVVSLFLGSIMVFGFVNNLLVLVLFCRFKTLRTPVNMLLLNISVSDMLVCACGTTLSFASSLRYRWLFGRMGCLWYGFVNSCFGIVSLVSLALLSYERYSTLLVYNKRALDYRKPLLAVCGAWLYSLAWTLPPLLGWSSYGLEGAGTSCSVTWTEPTSRSHSYIVCLFVFCLGLPVVLMAYCYGRLLHAVKQVGRIRRTRQREFHILFMVVITVVCFLVCWMPYGVVAMMATFGQPGLISPVASVVPSILAKSSTVVNPVIYILMNKQHSSSRQFHRCFLILFHCRHQLTENVQFAASKTTMVQLNRLATGSGPNASDNAVQAVVKSVDEEGPSATLSDKTKAPAMLLPEIS
- the LOC144078135 gene encoding opsin-3-like isoform X3, with the protein product MFWDGAQNTSRSSGADPGTGNPGPGPGGHEWWSDAPRGQLTRGGHRVVSLFLGSIMVFGFVNNLLVLVLFCRFKTLRTPVNMLLLNISVSDMLVCACGTTLSFASSLRYRWLFGRMGCLWYGFVNSCFGIVSLVSLALLSYERYSTLLVYNKRALDYRKPLLAVCGAWLYSLAWTLPPLLGWSSYGLEGAGTSCSVTWTEPTSRSHSYIVCLFVFCLGLPVVLMAYCYGRLLHAVKQVGCQSGSNSKDEAARVPHPVHGRHHSGLLPRLLDAVRRRGHDGHIWSAGPHQPCGERGAVHPGQEQHRGQPGHLHPDEQAAFLFPSVPPLLPDPLPLPAPADRERTVCGVQNHYGPT
- the LOC144078135 gene encoding opsin-3-like isoform X4, producing the protein MFWDGAQNTSRSSGADPGTGNPGPGPGGHEWWSDAPRGQLTRGGHRVVSLFLGSIMVFGFVNNLLVLVLFCRFKTLRTPVNMLLLNISVSDMLVCACGTTLSFASSLRYRWLFGRMGCLWYGFVNSCFGIVSLVSLALLSYERYSTLLVYNKRALDYRKPLLAVCGAWLYSLAWTLPPLLGWSSYGLEGAGTSCSVTWTEPTSRSHSYIVCLFVFCLGLPVVLMAYCYGRLLHAVKQVGCQSGSNSKDEAARVPHPVHGRHHSGLLPRLLDAVRRRGHDGHIWSAGPHQPCGERGAVHPGQEQHRGQPGHLHPDEQAVPPLLPDPLPLPAPADRERTVCGVQNHYGPT